The Thermocrinis ruber genomic sequence TAATCGCCCATCCGTCCCCGGGAGGAGTCGAACCTCCGACCTCGAGATTAGGAATCTCGCGCTCTATCCTCCTGAGCTACGGGGACTGTATTATTTAATTATAACACATCTCTGTTTCCTTTGCAGTGCTTGGGTAGGGTGTTATTTAAACCTTCTAGTATTCTTTTTTCCTCTTGACTTAATTTATGTCCTCTTAACCAATACAGAAATTCCACATATTCTCGCTCCGTCAAACATTTATTAAGCCTTTTCTTATTTTTTTCAAATATCTTTTTGGCAATGTTGTTAATTGGCTCAAGCCTAAAGCTCCAAGGGTTGTCGTAATAGTAAACAACGAAAAAGGGTATATGGCTATTGTCGGCTAAAATAGAAATCGCCTCATAACTTTTGGGATGGGTGTTGTTTTTGCTACCTGTAAATCTTTTGTAATCAATAATTGCCACAGGCTTTCCGTAGTAATATTCAACCATTAGAAAGTCTATATCCACTGCTGGACAATGGAAACCCCACTCCCTGTGGCGTTTGCTCAGTTCCAAATCCCTCCACTCTGTCCTTTCTTTTCTTACCTTTGACGGGTCAAACATGTCCCTTTAGAATAAAATCTAATCCAAGGGCTTGGCACCTTTTCTTTGTGGTTAGCAAAGCGGACAAATCGTTGTCAATGCCTATAAAATTGCAACCTCTTTTCAAAGCTACCACCGCGGTGGTTCCTCCTCCTACAAAAGGGTCTAAGATGGTCTGTCCTGGGAAAACGAACTTATCAAACAGTAATTCAAAACCTTCTTCCGATTGCCCCCACCTGTGAAAACGTTTGTCGTTGTTGTTAGGAGAGGTTTTAACCACGTCCCCAAAAGAATCGCCCGAGTATTTGCCTTTGCTGAACAAAAGCACTGGCTTCCAGAAGGAATTGCACCTTATCCTCCACAGATAGGGACTCTGCCCTCCTGGAGTTAGATAAGCCAGCGTCCAAACGTAGTTAAGCTTACTGGAAAGCTTGCCAATTATCTCCGGCAGATAGCTTTGCCCTACCATTACAAGCAATCCCCCTCCGGGCTTCAAAACATATGCAGACAGCTCACCCAAAACTTCATAAACCCACAAAAACTTTTTGGAGTAAGGTGGGTCCGTGATAACCCAATCTACACTTTCAGGCAAAAGGATATCCTTATAGTCCCTCACATCCTTATGATAGAGTTCTAAAAAGGGTGGTTGAGGTGGTCTTTGGGACTTTAACCACTCCCTAAGCTTTCTTTTTTCTAACTTGGATAGCGACTTTCCTTTTTCCATAAAAAAGTCAAAATAAGAACCCTTATAAGCAAGCAGTTCATTCCTAAAAAGCTCTGGATCGTGTTTAAGCACCCCTCTCTTCATTATTGTATGATCATCAAAAACTCCCTAACCGCCCTCTCAAAGCCAAAGACCACCGCATTGGAAACTATGGAATGTCCCACGTTCAGCTCTTCCACATAGTCTTTGAGCTCTTTTACCAGATCCTTAACATTCTGATAGGTAAGACCATGCCCCGCATAGACCCTCAATCCTAAGTCCCTTGCCTTTATAGCTGCAGTCTTTAATCTCTGAAGTTCCTCCTCAACACCCTTCCAATTATGGGCGTTCCAAAGGTTCGCATACCTACCCGTGTGCAACTCCACCGCGTCTGCCCCCACCTCCTTTGATGCATAAATCTGTTCCTCCTCTGGCTCTACAAAGAGGGAAACCTCGATGCCCTCCTCCTTTATTTCCCTTAGGAACTCCTTTAGATAGTCCTTCAACCTTGCCACATCCAAGCCGCCTTCCGTGGTTATCTCTTCTCTCCTTTCGGGCACCAAGGTAACTCTGTTGGGCTTTACCTCCAAAGCGATCCTCTTCATCTCTTCGGTGGGTGCCATCTCCAAGTTTACAGGTACCCTTA encodes the following:
- a CDS encoding DNA methyltransferase, with product MKRGVLKHDPELFRNELLAYKGSYFDFFMEKGKSLSKLEKRKLREWLKSQRPPQPPFLELYHKDVRDYKDILLPESVDWVITDPPYSKKFLWVYEVLGELSAYVLKPGGGLLVMVGQSYLPEIIGKLSSKLNYVWTLAYLTPGGQSPYLWRIRCNSFWKPVLLFSKGKYSGDSFGDVVKTSPNNNDKRFHRWGQSEEGFELLFDKFVFPGQTILDPFVGGGTTAVVALKRGCNFIGIDNDLSALLTTKKRCQALGLDFILKGHV
- the pdxJ gene encoding pyridoxine 5'-phosphate synthase, giving the protein MRLGVNIDHVATLRQARRTFEPSPVFCALLAEQAGAHQITLHLREDRRHIQEEDLRLIKKLVRVPVNLEMAPTEEMKRIALEVKPNRVTLVPERREEITTEGGLDVARLKDYLKEFLREIKEEGIEVSLFVEPEEEQIYASKEVGADAVELHTGRYANLWNAHNWKGVEEELQRLKTAAIKARDLGLRVYAGHGLTYQNVKDLVKELKDYVEELNVGHSIVSNAVVFGFERAVREFLMIIQ